A window of the Candidatus Cloacimonadota bacterium genome harbors these coding sequences:
- a CDS encoding ribosome maturation factor RimP gives MQYFRTQIEDIAKKICAEMHLALYDIDEKMSGKGRIIIVYLTKIGGVTLDECARFSRALSDELETFDLIPERYFLEVSSPGLERPLKLKSHWVSAINEKVAVQYSEEEEKRSVMGTLLEVNQDTVVLDDRGERIEIALKSISRAKTVYLGIVRGENNER, from the coding sequence TTGCAATACTTTAGAACTCAGATTGAAGACATCGCCAAGAAGATCTGCGCAGAAATGCATCTTGCCCTGTACGACATTGATGAAAAGATGAGCGGCAAGGGGCGGATCATCATAGTGTACCTTACCAAGATCGGCGGAGTAACGCTGGATGAGTGTGCCCGTTTCAGCCGGGCTCTGAGTGATGAGTTGGAGACCTTTGATCTGATTCCGGAGCGCTATTTTCTGGAAGTGTCCTCTCCCGGTTTGGAGCGACCGCTAAAGCTGAAGAGTCACTGGGTGAGTGCCATCAATGAGAAAGTGGCGGTTCAATATAGCGAAGAGGAAGAGAAGCGCTCTGTGATGGGTACTTTGCTGGAGGTAAATCAGGATACCGTGGTTTTGGACGATCGCGGGGAGCGGATCGAGATTGCACTGAAATCGATCTCCAGAGCCAAAACAGTATATTTGGGAATAGTCCGAGGTGAGAACAATGAACGCTAA
- the nusA gene encoding transcription termination factor NusA: protein MNANILDAVIKLAAIKQLDGALIQEIIVESITNTLSKKLGPENELEVYIDEAVSGIKVRFKCQVVELENELGEISLTDARADFDPRAQLGDYIQKEMSLYEFEPKLVKTAQKIIQDRIRNLEDEKIQNDFNKQKHTIVSGKIKSIDENNGGYRIDFSYTDALLPLDEQIENEFYRVGDNIKAYVTNIRNGNKGVTVILSRTNPEFVKKLFEAEIPSIFNGKMHIRKIVREPGIRTKVELESMDESLDPITECVGPKGTRIDSIRRELHGEQIDIVVHSEDMEQMVQNALGISNAKRVVVERGRAASVIVDEADKVVAIGKQGKNVRLAAKLTGLKIDIFTSEEYEEKMSKERRTVSHITELDGVSPKIAEVLRNAGYTSVQDIFQASVNELASLEGMGQKTAEKLKEAAKYF from the coding sequence ATGAACGCTAATATTCTGGATGCGGTTATCAAGCTGGCCGCGATCAAACAGTTGGATGGAGCTTTGATCCAAGAGATCATCGTGGAATCCATCACAAATACTTTGTCCAAGAAATTGGGGCCTGAAAACGAACTGGAAGTATATATCGATGAAGCGGTGAGCGGCATAAAGGTTCGCTTTAAATGCCAGGTGGTGGAATTGGAAAATGAACTAGGCGAGATATCTTTGACCGATGCCCGGGCAGACTTTGATCCCCGCGCTCAGTTAGGCGATTACATCCAAAAAGAGATGTCGCTGTATGAGTTCGAGCCCAAATTGGTAAAAACAGCGCAAAAGATTATTCAAGATCGTATCCGCAATCTGGAAGATGAAAAGATACAGAACGACTTCAATAAACAGAAGCACACTATCGTCTCCGGAAAGATAAAATCCATCGACGAAAACAACGGCGGATACCGCATAGACTTCAGCTACACAGATGCGCTATTGCCGCTGGACGAACAGATTGAGAACGAATTTTACCGTGTGGGCGACAATATCAAAGCCTACGTGACCAATATCCGCAATGGAAATAAAGGTGTGACGGTGATCCTCTCCCGCACGAATCCTGAATTTGTGAAAAAGCTGTTCGAAGCGGAGATCCCCTCCATATTCAACGGTAAGATGCACATCCGCAAGATCGTGAGAGAGCCCGGAATCCGCACCAAAGTGGAATTGGAAAGCATGGATGAGAGCTTGGACCCCATCACAGAATGCGTGGGCCCAAAAGGTACCAGAATCGACAGTATCCGCAGAGAACTGCACGGCGAACAGATCGACATCGTGGTACATAGCGAAGACATGGAACAGATGGTTCAAAACGCCCTGGGCATCAGCAATGCCAAGCGCGTGGTGGTCGAACGCGGCCGCGCCGCTAGTGTGATCGTGGATGAAGCGGACAAAGTGGTGGCCATAGGCAAGCAAGGCAAGAACGTGCGTTTGGCTGCCAAGCTTACCGGACTCAAAATCGACATCTTTACCAGCGAAGAATATGAAGAAAAGATGTCCAAAGAACGTCGCACCGTAAGCCATATCACCGAACTGGACGGAGTAAGTCCCAAGATTGCCGAAGTGTTGCGCAATGCAGGATATACAAGTGTTCAGGATATCTTCCAGGCCTCTGTGAATGAACTGGCATCCCTGGAAGGCATGGGCCAGAAAACAGCGGAAAAGCTGAAGGAAGCTGCTAAGTATTTCTAA
- a CDS encoding DUF448 domain-containing protein produces the protein MTNMNSKAGHIPIRSCVICKTKRAQKELLGFMMMPSGIVYDLARRLQGRKQYVCPSRECVALLPKWQKRRAKGRSAK, from the coding sequence ATGACAAATATGAATAGTAAAGCCGGACACATCCCCATTCGCAGCTGTGTAATCTGCAAGACAAAGCGGGCACAGAAAGAGCTGCTGGGCTTCATGATGATGCCCTCGGGGATCGTGTATGACCTCGCTCGCCGGCTGCAAGGGCGCAAGCAGTATGTGTGCCCCTCCAGGGAATGCGTTGCCCTATTGCCCAAATGGCAGAAAAGACGCGCAAAAGGGAGGTCAGCGAAATGA
- a CDS encoding ribosomal L7Ae/L30e/S12e/Gadd45 family protein, which produces MTELNPKILNLMQFARKAGKLVAGVDACIRGMHHRHIHLIVIAGDTSERTAERIRYEIKEDGNKLLIIRAGEQAEISAALGLPVTGVFGISDKNFAAKMIEYWQA; this is translated from the coding sequence ATGACAGAGCTGAATCCCAAGATATTGAATCTGATGCAGTTTGCCCGTAAGGCAGGGAAACTGGTGGCGGGAGTGGATGCCTGCATAAGAGGCATGCATCACAGGCATATACACTTGATTGTGATAGCCGGAGATACCTCGGAGCGTACCGCAGAACGGATTCGCTACGAGATCAAAGAAGACGGTAACAAGTTGCTGATTATCCGCGCAGGAGAACAGGCAGAGATAAGCGCTGCTTTGGGATTGCCCGTCACCGGAGTGTTTGGCATCAGCGACAAAAATTTTGCTGCCAAGATGATCGAATATTGGCAGGCGTGA
- the infB gene encoding translation initiation factor IF-2 — translation MQIRVHELAKELKISTMALKKHLTDLGVVTKSHMSFIEEEVADKIRAKYNEQVDAEKRAEKDRKKLIELRQQARKSEAKAAAKAEEIVPTEPEPVPEVEEPKTEKAKRTKKAAKSDEPEAEAEDTAIAEESSEAPMVPAESITPEEAKPSYQELQEQKAREEVKKKRESLDIRVPYKQATPPPKARESKSKAVEKPRKSRATATHTPPPSPPVVIPEKKEIEKKFGKAKPVHDELGEKSKHKKALLSSKKGKIKVLEPTEVDEAVISRNIKKVMQKTTKRKKYHREAQVVEDNSSEIIIREFTSVSELAKIMNVSPSEIISKFFMMGQLVTMNQRLDRDSLEMICDEFKVDFRFEDEYGSELIEQEMDKYADVPEVPRPPVVTIMGHVDHGKTSILDYIRNENIVAGESGGITQHIGAYQIEINNYKITFLDTPGHEAFTAMRARGANVTDIAVIVVAASEGVKPQTREAIDHARAAGVSLIIAINKIDLPEANVDKTIADLLEAGVYLEQYGGDVPWCKTSTVTGEGILNLIELILLTAEMLDLKAKENIPAEAIVVEAQKDSRMGSVATILMQQGTLRRGDIIVCGAVSGRVRRMENASGLEMKTLYPSDVARIYGLSDTPKAGDVLNQVDSERTARAISTERQQIRMEREKYQNKSSLQNIFARIKEEQVNTLNIILKTDTDGSAEAIADSLQKLANEEVSVKIIHKSVGGISETDVSLASASDAIILGFHVRATQQARRLAEDEGVQIQLYQVIYDAIDDITAALEGMLAPTIEEQNIGSATVKQVYKIKKLGTIAGCQVDRGVIQSNCLVRIYRNDVLINEAKLSSLRHYSNDVKEVRAGSDCGITLENFSDIKEGDVFEAYIEQEVAKKL, via the coding sequence TTGCAGATACGAGTACATGAATTAGCCAAGGAACTCAAGATCAGTACAATGGCTCTAAAAAAGCATCTTACAGATCTGGGTGTGGTAACTAAAAGCCACATGAGCTTTATCGAAGAAGAAGTCGCGGATAAAATCCGTGCAAAATACAACGAACAGGTTGATGCCGAAAAAAGAGCGGAAAAAGACCGTAAAAAACTGATTGAACTGCGCCAGCAGGCAAGGAAAAGCGAAGCTAAGGCCGCTGCCAAGGCAGAAGAAATAGTACCTACCGAACCGGAACCGGTACCTGAAGTAGAAGAGCCTAAAACGGAAAAAGCCAAACGAACCAAGAAAGCTGCCAAGTCAGATGAGCCCGAAGCAGAAGCAGAAGATACCGCTATAGCGGAAGAAAGTTCCGAAGCTCCTATGGTACCTGCAGAAAGCATTACTCCGGAAGAAGCCAAACCATCGTATCAGGAATTGCAGGAACAGAAAGCCCGCGAAGAAGTAAAAAAGAAGCGTGAATCCCTGGATATCCGCGTGCCTTATAAGCAGGCTACTCCGCCTCCAAAGGCCAGAGAGAGCAAGAGTAAAGCGGTGGAGAAACCCCGCAAAAGCCGTGCAACAGCCACCCACACTCCCCCTCCCTCTCCACCCGTGGTGATTCCGGAGAAAAAGGAGATCGAAAAGAAGTTTGGCAAGGCTAAACCCGTTCACGATGAACTGGGCGAAAAGAGTAAGCACAAAAAAGCTCTGCTCTCCAGTAAAAAGGGTAAAATCAAGGTTTTGGAACCCACAGAAGTTGACGAAGCCGTAATCTCCAGAAACATCAAGAAAGTGATGCAGAAAACCACGAAGCGCAAAAAGTATCATCGAGAAGCGCAAGTAGTGGAAGACAACAGCAGTGAGATCATCATTCGCGAATTCACTTCGGTGTCCGAGCTGGCCAAGATCATGAATGTATCTCCCAGCGAGATTATCTCAAAGTTCTTTATGATGGGGCAGCTTGTTACCATGAACCAGCGTTTGGATCGGGATTCATTGGAGATGATTTGCGATGAGTTCAAGGTAGATTTCCGCTTTGAAGATGAGTATGGCTCAGAGCTTATTGAACAAGAAATGGACAAATATGCTGATGTTCCCGAAGTGCCCAGGCCTCCTGTGGTTACTATTATGGGTCACGTGGACCACGGTAAGACCTCGATTCTGGATTATATCCGCAATGAAAACATCGTAGCCGGAGAATCCGGAGGCATCACTCAGCACATCGGTGCCTATCAGATAGAAATAAACAACTATAAAATAACTTTCCTGGATACCCCCGGTCACGAAGCATTCACCGCTATGCGTGCCCGTGGCGCCAATGTTACAGATATCGCCGTGATCGTGGTTGCCGCTTCCGAAGGGGTGAAACCTCAGACCCGCGAAGCTATCGACCATGCCCGTGCAGCAGGAGTCTCGCTCATTATTGCGATTAATAAAATTGATTTGCCTGAAGCGAATGTAGATAAAACCATCGCTGATCTGCTGGAAGCTGGCGTTTATCTGGAACAATACGGCGGTGATGTACCATGGTGCAAAACTTCCACCGTGACCGGAGAAGGCATCCTGAATCTGATAGAATTGATCCTTTTGACAGCGGAGATGCTGGATCTGAAAGCGAAAGAGAACATTCCGGCAGAAGCTATTGTAGTGGAAGCGCAGAAAGACTCCCGCATGGGATCAGTAGCTACCATCCTGATGCAACAGGGAACCCTAAGACGAGGTGATATAATCGTTTGCGGCGCAGTTAGCGGTAGAGTTCGGCGTATGGAGAATGCGAGCGGTCTGGAAATGAAAACGCTATACCCCAGCGATGTGGCACGAATCTACGGTTTATCCGATACACCCAAGGCTGGTGACGTCCTGAACCAGGTGGATAGTGAGAGAACTGCGCGGGCAATTTCGACCGAGCGTCAGCAAATCCGCATGGAACGAGAGAAATACCAGAACAAATCCAGTCTGCAAAACATCTTTGCCCGCATCAAAGAAGAGCAGGTAAACACATTGAACATAATCCTGAAGACAGATACGGACGGCTCGGCTGAGGCAATAGCGGATAGCTTGCAAAAACTTGCTAATGAGGAAGTATCGGTTAAAATTATTCACAAGAGCGTGGGTGGTATCTCCGAAACTGACGTATCACTAGCTTCGGCTTCGGATGCCATCATCTTGGGATTCCATGTTCGTGCTACTCAACAAGCTCGTCGCCTGGCGGAAGATGAAGGAGTTCAAATACAGCTCTATCAGGTAATCTACGATGCCATAGACGATATCACGGCAGCTCTGGAAGGAATGCTGGCTCCCACGATTGAAGAACAAAATATAGGCAGCGCCACAGTAAAACAAGTGTATAAGATCAAAAAGCTTGGTACCATCGCCGGTTGTCAGGTGGATCGCGGAGTGATCCAAAGCAATTGTCTGGTACGTATATATCGCAACGATGTGCTGATTAACGAAGCCAAGCTAAGCTCTTTGAGGCATTATAGCAACGATGTGAAAGAAGTCCGTGCGGGTTCCGATTGCGGCATCACTCTGGAAAACTTCTCCGACATCAAAGAAGGCGACGTTTTTGAAGCATACATCGAACAAGAGGTAGCCAAGAAACTCTGA
- the rbfA gene encoding 30S ribosome-binding factor RbfA, whose translation MKNYRIPRLQEELKKIFNITLSKKLGDPMLAWVNITDVVISKDLRYAKIYFSHYNNPASHNEIREHLMKTSGFFKKQIAGAQIMRTIPELSFFYDDTEDRAAKVEALLAGIKDDYDDADDYDPDIDIDDYLDDDEYYEYDDEDLDEDDYEDFDDDDDDDDEDD comes from the coding sequence ATGAAGAACTATCGCATACCCAGATTGCAGGAAGAACTGAAGAAGATCTTCAACATCACACTCAGCAAGAAACTGGGGGATCCCATGTTGGCTTGGGTAAACATCACGGATGTAGTGATCTCCAAAGATCTGCGCTATGCAAAGATATACTTTTCCCATTACAACAATCCCGCCTCGCACAACGAGATCCGGGAGCACCTGATGAAGACAAGCGGATTCTTTAAGAAACAAATTGCAGGAGCACAAATTATGAGAACAATACCTGAACTCTCATTCTTCTACGATGATACCGAAGACCGCGCCGCGAAAGTGGAAGCCCTTTTGGCTGGTATCAAAGACGATTATGACGATGCTGACGATTACGATCCGGACATCGATATCGACGATTATCTTGATGATGATGAATACTATGAGTATGATGACGAAGACCTCGACGAAGATGATTATGAAGACTTTGACGATGACGACGACGATGATGATGAGGATGATTGA
- a CDS encoding bifunctional oligoribonuclease/PAP phosphatase NrnA, whose translation MNKDISSDFFALVKEAESIALTTHIHSDGDGMVTCFALQEIMKASGFDSTIVTDGEELDRYAFLMRYTKVQAFHEDMDFGLVIVLDCNSYDRIGNRHTLLDKARKVAVLDHHMIEHNHIPADLQLVDYSYPSVGALIWRSMRETIQKLNPAVRKYVADCVYVSILNDSNNFSNANTNATMFEISAELAQEGIKAHELHMAYLQNHSAKEMLYVGRSLSTIRLFEDGKYLFLHSDKALAEELDVDPSAYMSVTRWVQGISGLSAIAYFREDEPGMWKISLRSLILDMHEVAARHGGGGHRQASGLTLMGSLQEVQEVILHDLKQANSLS comes from the coding sequence ATGAATAAAGACATATCGAGCGACTTCTTTGCCTTGGTGAAAGAGGCTGAGAGCATCGCGTTGACTACTCATATCCATTCGGACGGCGACGGCATGGTGACCTGCTTTGCCTTGCAGGAGATCATGAAAGCTTCCGGTTTCGACTCTACCATCGTTACCGACGGGGAAGAGCTGGATCGCTATGCTTTCCTGATGCGATACACAAAGGTGCAAGCTTTTCACGAAGACATGGACTTTGGGCTGGTGATTGTGCTGGATTGCAATAGCTACGACCGCATCGGTAACCGGCATACACTTCTGGACAAAGCCCGGAAAGTGGCAGTATTGGATCACCATATGATAGAGCATAATCACATCCCTGCAGATCTGCAACTGGTGGATTACAGCTATCCTTCGGTGGGAGCGTTGATCTGGCGCAGTATGCGAGAGACAATTCAAAAGCTGAATCCCGCTGTTCGGAAATATGTGGCAGATTGTGTGTATGTAAGCATTCTGAACGATAGCAACAACTTTAGTAATGCCAATACCAATGCCACCATGTTCGAGATCTCCGCAGAGCTTGCCCAGGAAGGCATCAAAGCCCACGAGCTGCACATGGCTTATCTGCAAAATCACAGTGCCAAAGAAATGCTCTATGTGGGCAGAAGTCTATCCACAATCCGCCTGTTCGAGGATGGCAAGTACCTGTTTCTGCACTCCGACAAAGCTTTGGCGGAAGAATTGGATGTGGATCCCTCTGCATATATGAGCGTAACTCGTTGGGTACAGGGCATATCTGGCCTCAGTGCCATCGCTTATTTTCGTGAAGATGAACCCGGAATGTGGAAAATATCGCTACGTTCTTTAATCCTGGATATGCACGAAGTAGCAGCTCGGCACGGAGGCGGTGGGCATCGCCAAGCATCCGGATTGACCTTGATGGGCAGTCTTCAGGAAGTGCAGGAAGTCATTTTGCACGATCTGAAGCAGGCCAATTCCTTATCATGA
- the truB gene encoding tRNA pseudouridine(55) synthase TruB gives MNSFFLIDKEAGISSFKVISSLRKILGIRKIGHSGTLDPFATGLLICATGQYSRLLKYALSQDKVYEVELLLGSKSSTGDPEGEIIEETELPESLSIPANLETKVRALQELPIPRYSAVKIAGKRAYRLARQGIEVDMPMREVKILDFELLSGIEDKRLCYRAKVSKGTYIRALSEYIAGELGCVGMTTQLRRSAIADISVDEACIVEDLAKDIHSKTFDVHRILHHLPAIELSESQSKSFLHGMRLPTDAADAPDTAIYSANGLFLGIAKVESLEIIPQLVMDGGKTCA, from the coding sequence ATGAATTCGTTCTTCCTGATCGACAAGGAGGCGGGTATCTCCTCCTTCAAAGTGATTAGTTCCCTACGCAAGATATTGGGCATCCGCAAGATAGGGCATAGCGGCACCCTTGATCCATTTGCCACTGGACTCCTAATCTGCGCTACCGGTCAATATAGCCGATTGTTAAAATACGCTTTATCCCAAGACAAGGTCTATGAAGTGGAGTTACTGCTAGGCAGCAAGAGCAGTACCGGCGATCCTGAAGGAGAGATCATAGAGGAAACGGAGCTTCCGGAGAGCCTCAGCATTCCTGCCAATCTCGAAACGAAAGTTAGGGCTCTGCAAGAACTGCCCATTCCGAGATACTCCGCTGTGAAGATTGCAGGTAAGAGGGCATACAGACTTGCCCGGCAGGGGATTGAGGTGGACATGCCCATGCGTGAGGTGAAGATACTGGATTTTGAACTCTTGAGCGGAATCGAAGATAAACGCTTGTGCTATCGAGCTAAAGTATCCAAAGGCACTTATATCCGCGCCCTAAGTGAATACATCGCCGGTGAATTGGGATGTGTGGGAATGACTACTCAGCTTCGCAGATCCGCAATCGCAGACATCAGTGTGGATGAAGCATGCATTGTGGAAGATCTGGCAAAGGACATACACTCCAAAACGTTTGATGTGCACAGGATACTCCATCATCTACCTGCAATCGAGCTTTCCGAATCGCAGTCAAAGAGCTTTTTGCATGGTATGAGACTGCCGACAGATGCTGCTGATGCCCCGGATACAGCGATATATTCTGCAAATGGACTCTTTCTGGGTATAGCGAAGGTAGAATCCCTTGAGATTATCCCACAATTGGTGATGGACGGAGGCAAGACATGTGCGTAA